The following are encoded in a window of Phaseolus vulgaris cultivar G19833 chromosome 3, P. vulgaris v2.0, whole genome shotgun sequence genomic DNA:
- the LOC137806876 gene encoding leucine-rich repeat receptor protein kinase HPCA1-like isoform X1 — MSETILVVLLLVLNCLLVAKGETADEDFTTLMSLMSTWKNTSPDWVGSDPCEDWEGIKCKNTRVTSITLSSTGFGGPLSGDIGSLSELEILDLSYNKDFTGPLPESIGELRKLSTLILVGCNFNGPIPDSIGNLQELLFLSLNSNRFSGPIPPSIGSLSKLYWLDLADNQLEGSIPVSGDDIFGLDNLHHAKHFHLGKNNLSGTIPPRLFGPEMALIHLLLENNKLVGSIPSTLGLVQSLEVVRLDSNSLDGPVPPNINNLTNVRDLYLSNNKLSGPLPNLTGMDALCYLDMSNNSFKPLDFPEWFSNLKSLTTLKMEQTQLQGQIPSSLFGLVNLQTVVLKDNKINGTLDVGSSYSRELRLVDLETNSIDIFKQNEVPGVTIILKDNPICLEIDERAAYCSSYKSNFSYSTPPNNCVPDTCKSEKIPSPNCICAYPYTGTLAFRAPSFSNLDNKTHYSMLEESLMRYFKSHFVPVDSVLLSHPIMDPTQYLKLSLQAFPSGQDHFNRTGTLQIGFMLSNQTFKPPQPDFGPFYFLADKYEHFGNYEGLPESGKHLNIGIIVGAAVGGLVLLVLLLLSGLYAIRQKKRAEKAIGQSNPFRRWDTVNSKSEVPQLKEARMFSFEELKKCTKSFSQVNDIGSGGFGKVYKATLPNGQVIAIKRAQKESMQGKLEFKAEIELLSRVHHKNLVSLLGFCFDQGEQMLVYEYLQNGSLKDALTGKSGIRLDWIRRLKIALGTARGLAYLHELVNPPIIHRDIKSNNILLDDRLNAKVSDFGLSKSMMDSEKDHVTTQVKGTLGYLDPEYYMSQQLTEKSDVYSFGVLMMELISARKPLERGKYIVKEIRNALDKTKGLYGLHEFIDPAIGLSSTTLIGFDKLVNLVLRCVEESGEERPKMSEVVREIENILKSAGTNPTEESPSISSSYEEVSRGSSSHPYNSNDTFDLSAGSPYPKVDPV, encoded by the exons ATGAGTGAAACAATATTGGTAGTTCTGCTGCTTGTTTTGAATTGTttgttggttgcaaaaggagaAACAGCTGATGAGGATT TTACCACACTTATGTCTCTTATGAGTACCTGGAAGAACACCTCTCCTGATTGGGTGGGTTCAGATCCTTGTGAAGATTGGGAAGGAATCAAGTGCAAGAATACACGTGTTACATCAAT aacACTATCAAGTACTGGTTTCGGTGGTCCGCTTTCGGGAGATATTGGATCACTGTCTGAATTGGAAATTTT GGATCTATCTTACAACAAGGACTTTACTGGACCACTTCCAGAATCCATCGGGGAGTTGAGGAAGCTATCAACCTT AATTCTTGTTGGTTGTAACTTCAATGGTCCTATTCCAGACAGCATAGGAAATCTGCAGGAGCTCCTCTTTTT GTCTTTAAATTCCAATAGGTTTAGTGGACCAATTCCACCTTCTATTGGTAGTCTATCAAAACTTTATTGGTTAGATTTAGCAGACAATCAACTTGAAGGGAGCATCCCGGTATCTGGTGACGACATATTTGGTCTTGATAACTTACACCATGCCAAACATTT TCATCTTGGGAAGAATAATCTCTCAGGCACCATCCCTCCTCGACTTTTTGGCCCGGAAATGGCTCTAATTCATTT GCTTTTGGAAAACAATAAACTCGTAGGCAGCATTCCATCTACACTTGGACTAGTTCAAAGTCTGGAGGTGGT GCGCTTAGATAGTAATTCATTAGATGGACCAGTGCCTCCAAACATCAACAATCTTACGAATGTTCGAGATCT GTACTTGTCCAACAATAAACTGTCAGGCCCCCTGCCAAACCTTACTGGAATGGATGCCCTCTGCTACCT GGACATGAGCAACAATAGTTTTAAACCATTGGATTTTCCAGAATGGTTTTCTAATCTTAAGTCCTTAACGACATT AAAGATGGAGCAAACACAACTTCAAGGACAGATTCCCTCTTCTTTGTTTGGACTTGTGAATTTACAGACTGT GGTGCTAAAAGACAACAAAATAAATGGAACCTTGGATGTTGGCTCCTCCTACAGCAGAGAGCTACGACTTGTTGATTTGGAGACTAATTCAATTGACATCTTTAAGCAAAATGAAGTTCCAGGTGTCACAATAAT ACTTAAAGATAACCCAATTTGCCTAGAAATTGATGAACGAGCGGCATACTGCTCCTCTTATAAATCCAATTTCTCGTATTCAACACCACCAAATAACTGTGTACCTGATACCTGCAAATCAGAAAAGATTCCGAGCCCCAACTGTATATGCGCATATCCATATACAGGAACCTTAGCTTTCAGGGCACCTTCCTTTTCGAACTTGGATAACAAAACACACTACTCAATGCTTGAGGAGTCTCTTATGCGGTATTTTAAGTCTCATTTTGTACCTGTGGATTCGGTTTTGTTGAGCCATCCAATAATGGATCCAACTCAGTATCTGAAATTGAGCTTACAAGCCTTTCCATCAGGACAAGATCATTTCAATCGAACAGGGACTTTACAAATTGGTTTTATGCTAAGCAACCAGACTTTTAAGCCTCCACAGCCGGATTTTGGAccattttattttcttgcagATAAATATGAACACTTTGGGAACTATG AAGGATTGCCTGAATCGGGTAAACATTTAAACATTGGAATCATAGTTGGGGCAGCAGTTGGTGGTTTGGTCTTGCTAGTGTTATTACTCTTATCTGGTCTTTATGCTATCCGCCAGAAGAAAAGGGCCGAAAAAGCGATTGGACAAAGCAATCCTTTTA GACGCTGGGATACGGTTAACAGCAAGAGTGAAGTCCCTCAGTTGAAAGAAGCAAGAATGTTTTCTTTTGAAGAGCTTAAAAAATGCACCAAAAGTTTTTCTCAAGTCAATGACATTGGATCTGGGGGTTTTGGGAAG GTTTATAAGGCAACCCTTCCCAATGGACAAGTGATAGCAATAAAAAGAGCACAAAAAGAATCTATGCAAGGAAAGCTTGAGTTTAAAGCGGAGATTGAACTTCTATCAAGGGTTCACCACAAGAATCTTGTCAGCCTTTTGGGCTTCTGCTTTGACCAAGGAGAGCAAATGCTGGTTTATGAGTATCTTCAAAATGGAAGTTTAAAGGACGCTCTCACAG GGAAGTCGGGAATTAGGTTAGATTGGATAAGAAGGCTAAAAATTGCCCTTGGTACTGCCCGGGGTCTGGCTTATCTTCACGAACTTGTTAATCCTCCCATCATACATAGGGACATCAAATCAAACAATATTTTGCTGGATGACCGCCTAAATGCCAAAGTTTCTGATTTTGGTCTCTCCAAGTCTATGATGGATTCAGAAAAAGATCATGTTACCACTCAAGTTAAAGGAACACTG GGTTACTTGGATCCAGAGTATTATATGTCTCAACAATTGACTGAGAAGAGTGACGTGTATAGCTTTGGTGTGCTAATGATGGAGCTGATATCTGCAAGAAAGCCATTGGAACGAGGGAAGTATATTGTGAAAGAGATTAGGAATGCACTGGATAAGACAAAAGGCTTATACGGTCTTCATGAATTTATTGATCCAGCCATTGGATTGTCGTCCACAACACTGATCGGTTTTGACAAGTTAGTGAATTTGGTCTTGAGATGTGTTGAAGAGTCAGGTGAAGAAAGGCCTAAAATGAGTGAAGTGGTAAGAGAAATTGAGAACATATTGAAGTCAGCTGGTACAAACCCTACTGAAGAATCACCCTCCATCTCTTCTAGCTATGAAGAGGTAAGCCGAGGGAGTTCCAGCCATCCTTATAACAGCAACGACACCTTTGATTTGAGTGCAGGGTCTCCATATCCAAAAGTTGACCCTGTGTAA
- the LOC137806876 gene encoding leucine-rich repeat receptor protein kinase HPCA1-like isoform X2 produces MSETILVVLLLVLNCLLVAKGETADEDFTTLMSLMSTWKNTSPDWVGSDPCEDWEGIKCKNTRVTSITLSSTGFGGPLSGDIGSLSELEILDLSYNKDFTGPLPESIGELRKLSTLILVGCNFNGPIPDSIGNLQELLFLSLNSNRFSGPIPPSIGSLSKLYWLDLADNQLEGSIPVSGDDIFGLDNLHHAKHFHLGKNNLSGTIPPRLFGPEMALIHLLLENNKLVGSIPSTLGLVQSLEVVRLDSNSLDGPVPPNINNLTNVRDLYLSNNKLSGPLPNLTGMDALCYLDMSNNSFKPLDFPEWFSNLKSLTTLKMEQTQLQGQIPSSLFGLVNLQTVVLKDNKINGTLDVGSSYSRELRLVDLETNSIDIFKQNEVPGVTIILKDNPICLEIDERAAYCSSYKSNFSYSTPPNNCVPDTCKSEKIPSPNCICAYPYTGTLAFRAPSFSNLDNKTHYSMLEESLMRYFKSHFVPVDSVLLSHPIMDPTQYLKLSLQAFPSGQDHFNRTGTLQIGFMLSNQTFKPPQPDFGPFYFLADKYEHFGNYEGLPESGKHLNIGIIVGAAVGGLVLLVLLLLSGLYAIRQKKRAEKAIGQSNPFRRWDTVNSKSEVPQLKEARMFSFEELKKCTKSFSQVNDIGSGGFGKVYKATLPNGQVIAIKRAQKESMQGKLEFKAEIELLSRVHHKNLVSLLGFCFDQGEQMLVYEYLQNGSLKDALTGKSGIRLDWIRRLKIALGTARGLAYLHELVNPPIIHRDIKSNNILLDDRLNAKVSDFGLSKSMMDSEKDHVTTQVKGTLPPPHCLTGATTTSLEQPPDPRWNLARVVAGISSELSPKSRRSCRRNLTTEISLEPPLETLPESLSEPSSLLLPPINQ; encoded by the exons ATGAGTGAAACAATATTGGTAGTTCTGCTGCTTGTTTTGAATTGTttgttggttgcaaaaggagaAACAGCTGATGAGGATT TTACCACACTTATGTCTCTTATGAGTACCTGGAAGAACACCTCTCCTGATTGGGTGGGTTCAGATCCTTGTGAAGATTGGGAAGGAATCAAGTGCAAGAATACACGTGTTACATCAAT aacACTATCAAGTACTGGTTTCGGTGGTCCGCTTTCGGGAGATATTGGATCACTGTCTGAATTGGAAATTTT GGATCTATCTTACAACAAGGACTTTACTGGACCACTTCCAGAATCCATCGGGGAGTTGAGGAAGCTATCAACCTT AATTCTTGTTGGTTGTAACTTCAATGGTCCTATTCCAGACAGCATAGGAAATCTGCAGGAGCTCCTCTTTTT GTCTTTAAATTCCAATAGGTTTAGTGGACCAATTCCACCTTCTATTGGTAGTCTATCAAAACTTTATTGGTTAGATTTAGCAGACAATCAACTTGAAGGGAGCATCCCGGTATCTGGTGACGACATATTTGGTCTTGATAACTTACACCATGCCAAACATTT TCATCTTGGGAAGAATAATCTCTCAGGCACCATCCCTCCTCGACTTTTTGGCCCGGAAATGGCTCTAATTCATTT GCTTTTGGAAAACAATAAACTCGTAGGCAGCATTCCATCTACACTTGGACTAGTTCAAAGTCTGGAGGTGGT GCGCTTAGATAGTAATTCATTAGATGGACCAGTGCCTCCAAACATCAACAATCTTACGAATGTTCGAGATCT GTACTTGTCCAACAATAAACTGTCAGGCCCCCTGCCAAACCTTACTGGAATGGATGCCCTCTGCTACCT GGACATGAGCAACAATAGTTTTAAACCATTGGATTTTCCAGAATGGTTTTCTAATCTTAAGTCCTTAACGACATT AAAGATGGAGCAAACACAACTTCAAGGACAGATTCCCTCTTCTTTGTTTGGACTTGTGAATTTACAGACTGT GGTGCTAAAAGACAACAAAATAAATGGAACCTTGGATGTTGGCTCCTCCTACAGCAGAGAGCTACGACTTGTTGATTTGGAGACTAATTCAATTGACATCTTTAAGCAAAATGAAGTTCCAGGTGTCACAATAAT ACTTAAAGATAACCCAATTTGCCTAGAAATTGATGAACGAGCGGCATACTGCTCCTCTTATAAATCCAATTTCTCGTATTCAACACCACCAAATAACTGTGTACCTGATACCTGCAAATCAGAAAAGATTCCGAGCCCCAACTGTATATGCGCATATCCATATACAGGAACCTTAGCTTTCAGGGCACCTTCCTTTTCGAACTTGGATAACAAAACACACTACTCAATGCTTGAGGAGTCTCTTATGCGGTATTTTAAGTCTCATTTTGTACCTGTGGATTCGGTTTTGTTGAGCCATCCAATAATGGATCCAACTCAGTATCTGAAATTGAGCTTACAAGCCTTTCCATCAGGACAAGATCATTTCAATCGAACAGGGACTTTACAAATTGGTTTTATGCTAAGCAACCAGACTTTTAAGCCTCCACAGCCGGATTTTGGAccattttattttcttgcagATAAATATGAACACTTTGGGAACTATG AAGGATTGCCTGAATCGGGTAAACATTTAAACATTGGAATCATAGTTGGGGCAGCAGTTGGTGGTTTGGTCTTGCTAGTGTTATTACTCTTATCTGGTCTTTATGCTATCCGCCAGAAGAAAAGGGCCGAAAAAGCGATTGGACAAAGCAATCCTTTTA GACGCTGGGATACGGTTAACAGCAAGAGTGAAGTCCCTCAGTTGAAAGAAGCAAGAATGTTTTCTTTTGAAGAGCTTAAAAAATGCACCAAAAGTTTTTCTCAAGTCAATGACATTGGATCTGGGGGTTTTGGGAAG GTTTATAAGGCAACCCTTCCCAATGGACAAGTGATAGCAATAAAAAGAGCACAAAAAGAATCTATGCAAGGAAAGCTTGAGTTTAAAGCGGAGATTGAACTTCTATCAAGGGTTCACCACAAGAATCTTGTCAGCCTTTTGGGCTTCTGCTTTGACCAAGGAGAGCAAATGCTGGTTTATGAGTATCTTCAAAATGGAAGTTTAAAGGACGCTCTCACAG GGAAGTCGGGAATTAGGTTAGATTGGATAAGAAGGCTAAAAATTGCCCTTGGTACTGCCCGGGGTCTGGCTTATCTTCACGAACTTGTTAATCCTCCCATCATACATAGGGACATCAAATCAAACAATATTTTGCTGGATGACCGCCTAAATGCCAAAGTTTCTGATTTTGGTCTCTCCAAGTCTATGATGGATTCAGAAAAAGATCATGTTACCACTCAAGTTAAAGGAACACTG CCACCGCCCCACTGTCTCACCGGAGCTACCACTACCTCGTTGGAGCAGCCGCCGGACCCTCGTTGGAATCTCGCCAGAGTTGTCGCCGGAATCTCGTCGGAGTTGTCGCCGAAATCTCGTCGGAGCTGTCGCCGAAATCTCACCACCGAAATATCGTTGGAGCCTCCGCTGGAGACGTTGCCGGAATCGCTGTCGgagccttcatctttgttgtTGCCGCCAATTAACCAGTGA